The Alkalibacter saccharofermentans DSM 14828 genomic interval GCCAGATGATTAGGGTCCTCTATGACAAAATCGTACCTCTCGGGATGGGCTAGTACAACTGAGTATCCTGCAATTTCAAGCTGAAATACGTAATTTAAAAGACTGGAGAAATTCATCTTCTGCCTTGGAACCTCTACCAGAACGTATTTGCTTTTATTTAAAGTGGCAGCCTGCTTGGTGTTTAAGGATTCAACGGAACTGGGATCGAAATAAATCTCGCTTCCAAGATGGAGGTTAAGCGGCTTGCCTTCAGATTGGAGATGGGAGTTAATTTCGTCTAAAACGCTTTGGTTTGAGCCTGCAGATGATTCAAACTCAGAATCCGCAATGAAATGCGGCGTGCATACCACATCTGTGTAGCCTGCCTCAGATGCAGCCTTCACCATGGCGAGGGCCTCTTTAAAGGATGAAGCGCCATCGTCCACTCCATAAATAATGTGACTGTGTAAATCGATCATAATGATCCCCCTTTTGGGTGCGAGCACCCAAACATGGTTGAACAATCGTTGAACTGTAGGGTAGCATTGTTTAACAATTGTTAAAACCAGTTATTTTATATTGATTTTTTTAAATAGTTCATATAGTTGTTCAATTTAACGGATAAATCTTTTGACAAGATTAAGAAGTTTTCGTACTGATCAGACGTTATGTAACATAGCTCGTATGATATTTCCATCTGGCAGATCAACTCCATTAATGACCCATAGGATATGTTTATAAAGCGTATCTTATCTTTTAAGCTATTCCTACTTGAGCCTTCAGCAATATTTGATGATATCGAAACCGCAGCACGATTCATTTGCGAAACTAAAGAGTATGCTTCTTTCACAGGAAATTTGCGAGTCATAGAATAAATTTCTTTTACTAAATGTTTTGATTGCTGATATATTTCCAACTTCTGAAATCCAAATAATTTATTCATATCATTTCTCCTTGATGCAATATGATCAATTCTTGAACATTCAAAAGCGTTGGAAAGCTTTTTTCGATTAGTATAGATAGCGACTGAAAAACGGCAGAGGTCTTAAAATCATTTACGATTGTTCAACGACTGTTTCCTGTTGTAAAACAACTTCTTAA includes:
- a CDS encoding four helix bundle protein — protein: MNKLFGFQKLEIYQQSKHLVKEIYSMTRKFPVKEAYSLVSQMNRAAVSISSNIAEGSSRNSLKDKIRFINISYGSLMELICQMEISYELCYITSDQYENFLILSKDLSVKLNNYMNYLKKSI
- a CDS encoding tyrosine-protein phosphatase; this translates as MIDLHSHIIYGVDDGASSFKEALAMVKAASEAGYTDVVCTPHFIADSEFESSAGSNQSVLDEINSHLQSEGKPLNLHLGSEIYFDPSSVESLNTKQAATLNKSKYVLVEVPRQKMNFSSLLNYVFQLEIAGYSVVLAHPERYDFVIEDPNHLASLIKRDVIIQMNLLSLTGKYGDQVKKTAKLMLDHNMVHAVATDAHKPQHYHEAIDGLNLLEKQVGSDMFDQLTNYNPGFIINNEIFYPDSPVKIKKKGIFAWLKK